tctgccatgcctcgtggtggtgactgcggttgccacccgctgcgacactcttacctcgacatgtgcaaacctctcattcacttTCCCGCGCTTAGCCTGCtctcgctctaactaaccaatcacaagcagggccggatttatggggggccgGGGGGTCCGTGGCCCCGAGCCCCCACAAAtcctatgtaccaaaaccaaccttttttgtacattttggggcccccttCCGTCTAAATTCGGCCCtgatcacaagttagtcatgcttgtcgactgctgccTGGCGGGTCTCAACATGTCCACCTTAGCAACCGGCGAGTAGGTCTCGGTGTAGTCGAATCCGAATCGCTGGCTGAAGCCGCGCGCGACCAAACGAGACTTGTATCGGTCTGGTTGCCGGCCTTTTCCTGGCTTGAATCGAAACACCCACTTACATATGATAGCCTCACGCCGTTTTGGAAGCTCCGTCAGCGTCCACGTGTTGTTGTTATGCAAGGCTTTCATCTCCTCCTCGACCGCAACCTTCCATTTAGGCCAATCGGGTCTCTTCCTCAATTCGGTGACAGTGTCTGGCAAGTTTCCCACGTACTCCATGGCACCTAGCGCGAAGCCAGCGTACGTCATGTCGTAGTCTTTGTGCCACTCCGGTGGCCGACGGTTGCGACCAGATGGCTCAGCTGTAGAATCCGACTCGATAACTTTGTCCTCACCGAAACTGTCAAAAACCTCGGAAAACGTGCTCATCGTTACCGCCACCAGGCAGTTCGGTTTCCTCCTCAAAATGATCGTTATCatcttccagaaattcgaaCTCGGGTTGTCGTCACCAACTTCACAGGCTCCTTCTCGATATTACCTCCTTGAACGCTTTCGTCTATGACAACGTCGCGAACCATCACGATTCGCTGCTTGCGTGAGTCCTAAATACGTTACCCGTTGATACCATATCCGACGAACACACCTTTCCAAGTCATCCCTTCGAGTTTTCTTCGGTTCTCCTTCGGAATATGATCCGTATCATCCGATCGAATTTGACGAAGTGCTCCTGCAGCAGCCCGGAAGTGTATTTCAGCTCATGCAGCTGGCGGTTCAGGTGCATTCGTTTCGCTACGCTCTTCCGCTCGAAAATCTTCACCAGCCCGTCCCACATCTGCTTGGGTGTAGCTTTCCCTTGCAGGTGCTCGAGCTGATCGTCGTGGATCCGGGAAACGATAATCGACTTACAATGTTTTTCCATCTTCTGTCGCTTCTCGCGGGCTATTTTCTTCCCTTGCCGCACCTCCACCGAGTCCGTAAGTCCGACCTGCAATTCCGTCACATCCGTCACATTATACGTTCTCGATGCATCCTAACAAGTCGTGCTCCTCTAACAGTGTCAGCATCCGAAATTTCCAAGCGGGGAAATTCGTCCCGTCGAACATCGCCACGCGGTGGCAGAGTTCCTTCTCGTCGCCCATTCTCGAACGCCGAAAACGACCGAAAAAACTTACAATCAGACCGACTCGCGACCAGGAAGCGTTACTGGACCCATAACCTAATGGGTGAAAGAATTCGGACACCGGAATAACCGTtaaaatacaattattgttgGAATAAAGGCGAAACAGTTTTATTTACGAATTGATCAAAAGTggctgacagttcgtttggtaCGATACTCACTGAAGGAGTAGACAGAAGGCATCTTGGAACTGTTGAACATCATCCTCTTTTGGTTTTTGGCAccactatcctgtaggcgtcaccccacgcaTTGGTaccttcgcataggttgtcgaaatACGCAACGTTGaaggccagtttcgcagctcgaaacacttcacggcgatccgctctttcatcctcggtccggcacgttgcatccttcgtctagccttgaggcaggttgatcgaagggccgcaatctcgACAATCCATCAGCTCCACTGCCACGTTGTCTTGATCCCTCGATTCCTTACTCCCCCTGGCGTCGAGAGTGGttcaccagttccggtgaagggaacttccgcactgatggtgccccgactaccggcggctatcgcaggagacgctttcgcgcattgcgccgactttgTCTTCAGGTTTCACAGGTGGTCCGttagttccggtggtggatgacgtccgcacagGCGGTActctacatacccgaagcaccttgcgaagcactttcttcttctttcttcagcaggttgcgTTAATGTGAGGAAGAGACATCgcataaaaagctgcatgtatccgcaactaggctccgccaaagcgaccgtgtgccgctcaaagcgcacaagcccaagtcctggtgttaggtgggacgctaataAGATCTGACACGACGGCCTTCCGACgagacatagaagataatacgactcgatataaccGGCTACGACCTAAGCGACGAATAAATGATCACAATTGGAAGCTTGGGACATGGAACTGTAAGttgctaggcttcgcaggttgcgacatgataatctacgatgaattacatccccgcaagttcgacgtcgtagcgctgcagggaAACTGATGgaaaggacagaaagtgtggaaaagcaggCATCGAGCGACtaacttctaccaaagctgtggcaccatcaacgagctgggaaccgactTTATAAtgttgggcaagatgcgccaacgcgtgattgggtggcaggcaatcaacgcaaggatgtgcaagctgagtataaaaggccgtttcttcaactatagcatcatcaacgtgcactgcccacatgaagggagatccaacgacgagaaagaagcattctatgcgcagctggagcagacatacgatggatgcccactgcgggacgtcaaaatcatcatcggtga
The nucleotide sequence above comes from Armigeres subalbatus isolate Guangzhou_Male chromosome 3, GZ_Asu_2, whole genome shotgun sequence. Encoded proteins:
- the LOC134222398 gene encoding uncharacterized protein LOC134222398 codes for the protein MMFNSSKMPSVYSFSYGSSNASWSRVGLIVGLTDSVEVRQGKKIAREKRQKMEKHCKSIIVSRIHDDQLEHLQGKATPKQMWDGLVKIFERKSVAKRMHLNRQLHELKYTSGLLQEHFVKFDRMIRIIFRRRTEENSKG